ATTTGTTGGAAGCAATATTCATGTTGAAACACTTTATTGAAATGTACTTGTAACAAATAATGAATTaaacttacaaatatatattttaaataacgtTTTAGGCTATCATATTATGATACATTCAACCGTTGTGATACAACCAGGTTATAGAAACTTTACATACAATATTTTCGACTGCTTAAAAACGTGTTACCGGCCCGCTTTCATCCGACGTACTGTTGacaaatgtatacacatatataagaaTACCATTTTAATATCCAAAATATTTAGGGTACGAGTGTGATGGCGCATATTCGTTGTTCTTTCCTTTTCTTAACAATTGTTCTGGTATATGCATTATGTGAATGTGTATTGTAGCCAACGAGAATgtaatatgtacacatatgtatacatacaagcTGACATTAAAATAGCCCATGCTATAAGCATGCATTCATTGTCAGTGGCAACGGCCGCgagaaaatataaaagataCCAATCGTatcaacttatttatttttatgtaaatacagaTATCCTGGCTAAATACTTGTTTTTGATGTCAATTACCTGAACTGATAGTTTGTTCGAGCATATGTTTACCCAGTTGATATAAACAACCTAATCGAAGCgctattttccacattttttctgCGCTGCCGTGGACGCAcattcatattatattatattctgaTATCTCTGTCATTACTTAAAGAAAAATACGTTACCTTTTTCTGaggtttctttaaatttttattgttattaaatagaactagtttaaaaaaaatttatccaaCAACATCGAAAATTTGTATggatttcaatatacatatattcctatattattcttaaatttaGTCAAAAGACAATATTTCTTGAAAAACATGCTTATTTAAGCGAAACGCCATATGCGAGGTGTGAATTTTTTAAACATGGTATTCttcggaaaataaaaatagcatacATACTTAGTTTCATGGAAATAAAGTTTTTGCTTgtcgatatatttatttattataatcagAGTGAAGAAAAATTGTATAAGTATATTCACGCACATTTTGAGCGATTTGTTTTACCATCAGTATTTCAAAGCAGCATCTATTCCTTATCAATTAATATCGAGTAATATGATAAGTTGAAAAGTCACTTCTTATACATAGGTCTATGTTTTGCGGAATgctaaatatatcaaaaaatatataaacaattttgctttaaaaccattaaaatttaaaattaagttaattttttttgtttgcacatgTTTACGAAATATTACTTATGCAAGTTCTGAAAGAATACTATTAAAAGCAACTTTGCTAAGTAAATTTGAAGTGAAAGAGTTTTTATTAAAGGATTTTGAAACTGGAGTGCGCAAATGTATAAGGATCTTTTGTCTAACATacctaaacaatttttttaatttttgataaaacgGTTTCTAATTTTTGGAATCCTAATGCTGATTTTGcaactaaatttaaaactttgtcGTCCTACGGTACTCTCAAATACCATATTACTTTTGGGTCTTTTAAACGGAATGGTTGAATTTTTGATAACATGCTGGTACtgtaaagtacaaaataaaaagcatCAGAAACGAcactatttttcaaatattctaaatttttgcCTTAGAGGGTCATAGAAATTAAACCCTTAAATACCCTGGAGAGAGTATATTAAGTTTgccacgaagtttgtaacacccagaaggaagcgtcggaggccctataaagtatatatataaatgatcagtatgttgaactgagtcgatttagccatgtccgtctgtctgtctgtatatatacgaactagtccttcaagaagctgcttatTTGTTGGatctgccgatatcggaccactatatcatatagctgccatacaaactgaacgatcggaatcaagggattgtatggaaaacttccgcattttactacatatcttcacgaaatttggtatgagttattgctcacagaaataatttaatttccgaaataattgttcagatcggtttactatagcatatagctgccatacaaaccgaacgatcggaatcaatggcttgtatggaaaatttgacgcatttgacgtggtatcttcacgaaatttgatatggattactgcttaaggtaataatataatctccgaagaaattgttcagatcggttaatgtttctagcaaacaacccggttaaaaagaattagtaaaatgttttatttttttacttactttttcttacgtctttagatttgcttaaacacatagttactaaaagaaatgcacctgtgaagggtatattagcttcggtacagccgaagttaacgtttttatactctcgcaacaaaagttgctaagagagtattacagttttgttcacctaacggttgtttgtaagtcataaaactaaacgagttacatatagggttatatatatcaaaatgatcagggtgacgagacgagtcaaaatccgaatgtctgtttgtccgtccgtccgtctgtccgtgcaacggataacttgagtaaaaattgagatatcttaacgaaacttggaacacgtattccttggcaacctgaggaggttgctttcgaaaatttgcaaaatcggaccattgccacgcccacaaaatggcgatagccaaaaacttataaagtgtcataactaagccataaataaagttatgaaaataaaatttggaacataggatcgtattagggaggggcacatttggatgtaatttttttggaaaagtgggaaaAGTgatcccgccctcaaataggttttttgtatataactcgcaaaccaatacagctatataaactaaacttgctgcagtcgtttcttttagccgtttccttatacagtccaaaaatgaaagaaatcgaataataaccacgcccacctcccaaacaaaggttaggttgaaaatgactaaaagtgggttatagcctagacagacgaaCAAAATTAATTGGCATTAAGAAATGATAATgcgcattgaaattttatagtgACAGACGACAAATTTTGTGCATTTATACAGCTGATtgagaaatttgtttatttattacaaacgtgaaataaaaatggataaaaaagagttattaatggcaattttggtatttttggaaaacaaaaagaaatttaatgaaagaattaaattgttattaaatacaTTACAAGATAATGAAGTGCAATTAAAAGCAATAGTGGATTTTAACGAAATCATACATGTTGGACTTGTATTCGCTCAGGAGCACCATCGACATATTTGGAAATTCGTAAGTAAATAGTTATTTCAATTTgggattgaaatcaaaaattgcatattttaaggaTCGAGGTGGTATATTTTGGGAGCACGATGTCCCAACCATGGATGACTCAAGGTTCAAAGAAAATTTTCGGCTAGATAGAAGGGCATTCAAAAAAGTGTGCGAAAAGGTAAAGAGTATTGGAAAAATGGATAGCAACATGAGGCGCTGTATCTCACTTGAAAAAAGAGTAGCTATAGCACTCTTTTCTTTGGGTTCGGCAGCGGAATATAGGACTGTTGCTAGTTTGTTTGGCGTTGGGCGCAGCACAGTTGGAGAAATTGTGATCGATTTTTGTCATGAAGTATGTGGTACTCTTTCGGATTGCATTAATGCATACCCCCCACATCCGCAAGAATTAAGAAGAATTGTAGAAGGTTTCAAACTGATGGGGTTCCCACAATGCTTTGGTGCTGTTGATGGCTGCCACATCGAAGTGCAACCCAAAAAAGTGGAAGCCATAGACTATTACAATTATAAAGGCTGGTATTCAGTCATTTTGTTGGCAAGCTGTGATCAGAGGTAAATTTATGACTGTATTGATTCTCATACACATGTGTTTACATTTCTTATAACTTgcagatcaaagttcacgtaCATAAACATAGGATCCACTGGGAGAAATAATGACTCGTACATATTTGAGAGGAGTTCACTTAAGAAATTTCATGAACA
This portion of the Zeugodacus cucurbitae isolate PBARC_wt_2022May chromosome 3, idZeuCucr1.2, whole genome shotgun sequence genome encodes:
- the LOC128920142 gene encoding putative nuclease HARBI1, with amino-acid sequence MDKKELLMAILVFLENKKKFNERIKLLLNTLQDNEVQLKAIVDFNEIIHVGLVFAQEHHRHIWKFDRGGIFWEHDVPTMDDSRFKENFRLDRRAFKKVCEKVKSIGKMDSNMRRCISLEKRVAIALFSLGSAAEYRTVASLFGVGRSTVGEIVIDFCHEVCGTLSDCINAYPPHPQELRRIVEGFKLMGFPQCFGAVDGCHIEVQPKKVEAIDYYNYKGWYSVILLASCDQRSKFTYINIGSTGRNNDSYIFERSSLKKFHEHARIFKENSEIIEGINVPVLLIGDSAFRLSHHMMKPYPYGVNQSPVEKHFNYRLSKCRRVIENAFGQLKARFRKVGRGLQVAPKNVNIIIRACCILHNFLKIENNEVFPAWIQEAEKMTKLRQRLGMP